A window of Carassius carassius chromosome 44, fCarCar2.1, whole genome shotgun sequence contains these coding sequences:
- the ndrg3a gene encoding protein NDRG3a isoform X2, with product MDELQDVQLTEIKPLLTYKNSQNFQDFDCQEHDIETPHGVLHVTMRGSPKGNCPVILTYHDIGLNHKSCFNTLFNFEDMMEITQHFAVVHVDAPGQQEGAPPFPTGYQYPTMDELAEMLPSVLTQLKVNSVIGIGVGAGAYILTHFALNQPSLVEGLVLINVDPCAEGWIDWAASKLTGWTSNLVDIVMAHHFSTEELTDNQELIQTYRLHIAQDINQDNLALFCGSYNARQDLGIERPVVGLNENTVKTLTCSALLVVGDTSPAVEAVVECNSRLNPTKTTLLKMADCGGLPQVVQPGKLAEAFKYFVQGMGYIPAAGMTRLSRSRSSSSGITSTDGSRNRNLNSPLDGPNSGVLDNQARPQTMEVSC from the exons GAACATGACATTGAGACGCCCCACGGTGTGCTCCATGTGACCATGAGAGGAAGCCCTAAAGGCAACTGTCCCGTCATTCTGACCTATCATGACATCGGCCTCAACC ACAAGTCCTGCTTCAACACACTGTTCAACTTTGAGGACATGATGGAGATCACTCAGCACTTTGCCGTTGTGCACGTGGACGCCCCTGGCCAGCAGGAGGGAGCACCCCCCTTTCCCACAGG GTACCAGTACCCCACCATGGATGAGCTGGCAGAGATGTTGCCCTCAGTCCTGACTCAGCTAAA GGTGAACAGTGTGATTGGCATTGGTGTGGGAGCAGGAGCGTACATCTTAACCCACTTTGCT CTCAATCAGCCGTCCCTAGTGGAGGGGCTGGTTTTGATCAATGTGGACCCCTGCGCTGAGGGCTGGATAGACTGGGCTGCTTCTAAA CTCACTGGGTGGACTAGCAATTTAGTGGACATTGTGATGGCTCATCACTTCAGCACT GAGGAGCTGACTGACAACCAAGAACTGATTCAGACGTACCGCCTGCACATTGCACAGGACATCAACCAGGACAACCTGGCCCTCTTCTGTGGCTCATACAATGC GCGTCAAGATCTTGGAATCGAAAGGCCAGTTGTTGGACTCAAtgagaatacagtgaaaacactgac ATGCTCTGCTCTTCTGGTGGTTGGAGACACTTCCCCTGCTGTTGAGGCTGTG gTTGAATGCAACTCTAGGTTAAATCCAACAAAGACCACTTTGTTGAAG ATGGCTGACTGTGGCGGTCTGCCTCAGGTTGTTCAG CCTGGAAAGCTGGCCGAAGCCTTCAAATACTTTGTACAGGGAATGGGATACA TACCAGCGGCTGGCATGACCCGTCTGTCTCGGTCCCGATCCTCCTCGTCCGGCATCACATCCACGGACGGCTCACGCAACCGCAACCTTAACAGCCCTCTGGACGGGCCCAACTCTGGAGTCCTGGACAACCAGGCCAGGCCACAAACGATGGAGGTGTCCTGCTAA
- the ndrg3a gene encoding protein NDRG3a isoform X3 — MSTVLDVEHNACTGDAVEHDIETPHGVLHVTMRGSPKGNCPVILTYHDIGLNHKSCFNTLFNFEDMMEITQHFAVVHVDAPGQQEGAPPFPTGYQYPTMDELAEMLPSVLTQLKVNSVIGIGVGAGAYILTHFALNQPSLVEGLVLINVDPCAEGWIDWAASKLTGWTSNLVDIVMAHHFSTEELTDNQELIQTYRLHIAQDINQDNLALFCGSYNARQDLGIERPVVGLNENTVKTLTCSALLVVGDTSPAVEAVVECNSRLNPTKTTLLKMADCGGLPQVVQPGKLAEAFKYFVQGMGYIPHVLLSHLSSESVPAAGMTRLSRSRSSSSGITSTDGSRNRNLNSPLDGPNSGVLDNQARPQTMEVSC; from the exons ATGTCAACCGTTCTGGATGTGGAGCATAATGCATGCACTGGAGATGcagtg GAACATGACATTGAGACGCCCCACGGTGTGCTCCATGTGACCATGAGAGGAAGCCCTAAAGGCAACTGTCCCGTCATTCTGACCTATCATGACATCGGCCTCAACC ACAAGTCCTGCTTCAACACACTGTTCAACTTTGAGGACATGATGGAGATCACTCAGCACTTTGCCGTTGTGCACGTGGACGCCCCTGGCCAGCAGGAGGGAGCACCCCCCTTTCCCACAGG GTACCAGTACCCCACCATGGATGAGCTGGCAGAGATGTTGCCCTCAGTCCTGACTCAGCTAAA GGTGAACAGTGTGATTGGCATTGGTGTGGGAGCAGGAGCGTACATCTTAACCCACTTTGCT CTCAATCAGCCGTCCCTAGTGGAGGGGCTGGTTTTGATCAATGTGGACCCCTGCGCTGAGGGCTGGATAGACTGGGCTGCTTCTAAA CTCACTGGGTGGACTAGCAATTTAGTGGACATTGTGATGGCTCATCACTTCAGCACT GAGGAGCTGACTGACAACCAAGAACTGATTCAGACGTACCGCCTGCACATTGCACAGGACATCAACCAGGACAACCTGGCCCTCTTCTGTGGCTCATACAATGC GCGTCAAGATCTTGGAATCGAAAGGCCAGTTGTTGGACTCAAtgagaatacagtgaaaacactgac ATGCTCTGCTCTTCTGGTGGTTGGAGACACTTCCCCTGCTGTTGAGGCTGTG gTTGAATGCAACTCTAGGTTAAATCCAACAAAGACCACTTTGTTGAAG ATGGCTGACTGTGGCGGTCTGCCTCAGGTTGTTCAG CCTGGAAAGCTGGCCGAAGCCTTCAAATACTTTGTACAGGGAATGGGATACA TTCCTCATGTTTTGCTCAGCCATCTGAGCTCTGAATCAG TACCAGCGGCTGGCATGACCCGTCTGTCTCGGTCCCGATCCTCCTCGTCCGGCATCACATCCACGGACGGCTCACGCAACCGCAACCTTAACAGCCCTCTGGACGGGCCCAACTCTGGAGTCCTGGACAACCAGGCCAGGCCACAAACGATGGAGGTGTCCTGCTAA
- the ndrg3a gene encoding protein NDRG3a isoform X1, with protein sequence MDELQDVQLTEIKPLLTYKNSQNFQDFDCQEHDIETPHGVLHVTMRGSPKGNCPVILTYHDIGLNHKSCFNTLFNFEDMMEITQHFAVVHVDAPGQQEGAPPFPTGYQYPTMDELAEMLPSVLTQLKVNSVIGIGVGAGAYILTHFALNQPSLVEGLVLINVDPCAEGWIDWAASKLTGWTSNLVDIVMAHHFSTEELTDNQELIQTYRLHIAQDINQDNLALFCGSYNARQDLGIERPVVGLNENTVKTLTCSALLVVGDTSPAVEAVVECNSRLNPTKTTLLKMADCGGLPQVVQPGKLAEAFKYFVQGMGYIPHVLLSHLSSESVPAAGMTRLSRSRSSSSGITSTDGSRNRNLNSPLDGPNSGVLDNQARPQTMEVSC encoded by the exons GAACATGACATTGAGACGCCCCACGGTGTGCTCCATGTGACCATGAGAGGAAGCCCTAAAGGCAACTGTCCCGTCATTCTGACCTATCATGACATCGGCCTCAACC ACAAGTCCTGCTTCAACACACTGTTCAACTTTGAGGACATGATGGAGATCACTCAGCACTTTGCCGTTGTGCACGTGGACGCCCCTGGCCAGCAGGAGGGAGCACCCCCCTTTCCCACAGG GTACCAGTACCCCACCATGGATGAGCTGGCAGAGATGTTGCCCTCAGTCCTGACTCAGCTAAA GGTGAACAGTGTGATTGGCATTGGTGTGGGAGCAGGAGCGTACATCTTAACCCACTTTGCT CTCAATCAGCCGTCCCTAGTGGAGGGGCTGGTTTTGATCAATGTGGACCCCTGCGCTGAGGGCTGGATAGACTGGGCTGCTTCTAAA CTCACTGGGTGGACTAGCAATTTAGTGGACATTGTGATGGCTCATCACTTCAGCACT GAGGAGCTGACTGACAACCAAGAACTGATTCAGACGTACCGCCTGCACATTGCACAGGACATCAACCAGGACAACCTGGCCCTCTTCTGTGGCTCATACAATGC GCGTCAAGATCTTGGAATCGAAAGGCCAGTTGTTGGACTCAAtgagaatacagtgaaaacactgac ATGCTCTGCTCTTCTGGTGGTTGGAGACACTTCCCCTGCTGTTGAGGCTGTG gTTGAATGCAACTCTAGGTTAAATCCAACAAAGACCACTTTGTTGAAG ATGGCTGACTGTGGCGGTCTGCCTCAGGTTGTTCAG CCTGGAAAGCTGGCCGAAGCCTTCAAATACTTTGTACAGGGAATGGGATACA TTCCTCATGTTTTGCTCAGCCATCTGAGCTCTGAATCAG TACCAGCGGCTGGCATGACCCGTCTGTCTCGGTCCCGATCCTCCTCGTCCGGCATCACATCCACGGACGGCTCACGCAACCGCAACCTTAACAGCCCTCTGGACGGGCCCAACTCTGGAGTCCTGGACAACCAGGCCAGGCCACAAACGATGGAGGTGTCCTGCTAA